GCGCCACTCCGGCCACCGCGCGCGGCCGTTCTTCGATCTGCTGGCCCGGATCCCCGAGCTGCCCGCCGCGAAGGAGGGGCGGCCCGCCCGCATCGCCGACATCGGCTGCGGGCCAGGCAACATCACCGCGCTGCTCGCGGATCGCTGGCCGGACGCGCACATCACCGGGTTCGACCTCTCGCGCGAGATGCTCGACATGGCCGAGCGGGACCACGCCGGGCCCACGCCGGGCGGCGGCCGCATCGACTTCCGGCGCGCGGACGCCGCCGGGTGGGTGCCCGACGAGCCGTACGACCTGATCGTCTCCAACGCGGCGCTCCAGTGGGTGCCGGGGCACGCCGAGTCGTTCGGCGGCTGGCTCGACGGGATCGTGCCCGGCGGCACGCTCGCCTTCCAGGTGCCGGCCAACTTCACCTCGCCCAGCCACGCCCTGCTGGCCGAACTGTGCGAGTCCCCGCGCTGGCGCGACCGGCTCGGCGACCACGCGCGGGGGTACGTCCACATACTTCCGGCGACGGAGTACCTGGAGCGGCTGGCCGACCTCGGGTGCGCGGCCGACGTGTGGGAGACCGTGTACGCCCAGCTCCTCCAGGGCGAGGACCCGGTCCTCGACTGGACCAAGGGCACGGCCCTGCGGCCGGTGCTGACGGCGCTCGGTGAGGACGCGGAGGCGGTGGCGGAGTTCCTGTCGCAGTACCGGGACCTGCTGCGCAAGGCGTACCCGCCGGGCCCGCACGGCACGGTGTACCCGTACCGCCGCGTCTTCGCGGTCGCCCGGAAGGAGTACTGAACGTCATGCTGACCGCTGTCGATCACGTCCAGCTCGCGGCGCCCGCCGGTTCGGAGGACGCGATGCGCGCGTACTACGTGGGCGCGCTCGGGATGACGGAGATCCCGAAGCCGCCGTCGCTCGCCGCGAACGGGGGGTGCTGGTTCCAGTCGGGTGCGGTGCAGCTGCACGTGGGCATCGAGGCGGGTTTCCGGCCCGCGCGGAAGGCGCATCCGGGGCTGCGGGTGCGGGGGATCGAGGCGTACGCGGCGCGGCTGGCGGCGCACGGGGCGCCGGTGGTGTGGGACGACAAGCTGCCGGGTCACCGCCGCTTCTACTCCGAGGACCCGTACGGCAACCGCCTCGAGTTCCTGGAACCCGCCCCCTGACCCGGGCCCCCGCCCTTGGGGCCCGACCCGAGGGCCCCGAGCCCACCCCCTGGCCCCGAGCGCCTTGGGCCCGTGCCCCCGGCCCGAGCTGGCCCTGAGCCCGTGCCCGGCCCGGAGCGCCCTGAGCCCGTGCCCCCAGGTGCGGCCCTCGCCCCCCCCGCACCCGGAGCGCCCGGCCGCTGTGCCGGGGCCCGAGCGGTGCCCGCACCGTGCCGGGCCTGCGGACGGGGGCTGTCGCCCCCCCCCGTTGGGGGCAGGCGTCCCGCAAGGGGCGGTGGGGGTCCCCCCTGGTCGAGCGAAGCCGAGACCTTGGGGGAGGGTGGGCACAACGGGGTACCCCGCCCCGGAGGGCGCGCACCTGTGCGTGAGGCGCTGGACGTGGCGCCCTACAGGTCCGCTGTGCCCACCCGTTCCGCCCTCTGGGCGGACCAGCTGCCCACAGCGGAGCGGACGCGCACGGCAGCGCGCCCCGCACGGGCGGCCGGACCGCAGCGGAGGCGGCCCGCATGGGCGTGTCACGCAGCAGGATCACTGGGGGCGTGCGGTCATCGAGTCGGGCCCGCCGCACACAGCGGTCGGCGGAGCCCCAGGGGGCCAGGGGCGCAGCCCAAGGCAAGGCGCCGTGCTGGGGGCAGAGGGCGCTGCCGCGCCGGGGCTCGGGCCGGCAGGAGGTCGGGTGCCCCCCAGGGGGCCAGGCGGCCAGGGGAGCAGGGGTGTGGCCCCCACGGGCGGCGGGAGGGCCGGTGGGGGGCTACAGGGGGTGCGGCGTCAGGACTTCCGGTGGCCTATGAGGCGGGGCTTCTGCTCCAGCCCGTCCAGCCCATGCCAAGCCAGGTTCACCAGATGCGCCGCCACCTCCGCCTTCTTCGGCTTGCGCGCATCCAGCCACCACTGCCCCGTCAGGGCGACCATCCCCACCAGCGCCTGCGCGTACAGCGGGGCCAGCTTCGGGTCGAAGCCCCGGGCCTTGAACTCGAGGCCCAGGATGTCCTCCACCTGCGTGGCGATGTCCGAGATCAGCGACGCGAACGTGCCCGTGGACTGCGCCACCGGCGAGTCCCGCACCAGGATGCGGAAGCCGTCCGTGTACGTCTCGATGTAGTCCAGCAGCGCGAACGCCGCCTGCTCCAGCAGCTCACGCGGATGCCCCGCCGTGAGCGCGCCGGTCACCATGTCGAGGAGCTGGCGCATCTCGCGGTCCACCACGACCGCGTACAGCCCCTCCTTGCCGCCGAAGTGCTCGTACACGACCGGCTTCGACACCCCGGCCTTCGCCGCGATCTCCTCCACCGACGTGCCCTCGAAGCCGCGCTCGGCGAACAGCGTCCGGCCGATGTCGAGCAGCTGCTGGCGCCGCTCGGCACCCGTCATCCGGACCCGGCGCCCGCGCCGGGGCTTGTCGCTGCTGGTACCACTGCCGTCGATCGCCACGCCGTCCATCATGCCGCGTTCGCGGAGCTCGCCTGGCGGCGGGCTTCGATGCGGGCCTCGGTGGGCCAGCGCACGTCGTACGCCCAGCCCAGCTTCTCGAACCAGCGGATCAGCCGCGCGCTGGAGTCGATCTGCCCGCGCATCACGCCGTGCCGGGCGCTCGTCGGGTCGGCGTGGTGCAGGTTGTGCCACGACTCGCCGCACGACAGGACGGCCAGCCACCACACGTTGCCCGAGCGGTCACGCGACTTGAACGGGCGCTTGCCCACCGCGTGGCAGATCGAGTTGATCGACCACGTCACATGGTGCAGCAGCGCCACCCGTACCAGGGAGCCCCAGAAGAACGCCGTGAACGCGCCCCACCACGACATGGTCACCAGGCCGCCCACCAGCGGCGGGATCGCCAGCGACACGACCGTCCACAGCACGAACTGGCGGGAGATCCGCCGCAGCGCCGGGTCCTTGATCAGGTCGGGGGCGTACTTCTGCTGCGGGGTCTGCTCCTCGTCGAACATCCAGCCGATGTGCGCCCACCACAGGCCCTTCATCAGCGCGGGGACCGTCTCCCCGAACCGCCACGGCGAGTGAGGGTCGCCCTCCGCGTCGGAGAACTTGTGGTGCTTGCGGTGGTCCGCCACCCAGCGGACCAGCGGTCCCTCCACCGCCAGCGACCCCATGATCGCCAGCGCGATCCGCAGCGGCCGCTTCGCCTTGAACGAGCCGTGCGTGAAGTACCGGTGGAAGCCGATCGTGATGCCGTGGCAGCCGATGAAGTACATCGCCGTGAGCAGCCCCAGATCGAGCCAGCTCACCCCCCAGCCCCAGGCCAGCGGCACGGCCGCCACCAGGGCGAGGAACGGCACGATGATGAAGAGGAGCAGGGTGATCTGCTCGATGGAGCGCTTGCTGTCGCCGCCGAGCGTGGCGGACGGAAGGTCTTTCTGCTGCGTGCTTTGGTCGAGCACTTCCGGGCTCATGGTCATGGGCGTCCTCCAGGAGTGAGGCGGATGGTTCACGGATCTGACGGATGAGTCGGGTACCCCGAGCGCGTCGAAAGCCGACCTGTGCGTCGGGTACCTCGCGTGCCCCGGTCTGCTCGCGTACGTCCGGGTGATGGGAGAAACGGGGGACTTCCGGGGCGAACGGGATGGGAGACGGAACGGGACGTACGGTGCCCGCTGGCTACGGTGCCGTAACCTACGGAGACGTAAGTATGGCAGCGCCCCGGCCCGCGGCAAGAGGGCTGCGAGCGGCGTGGCCCGGACGGACACCTATCCTGGTTCCGTCGGACAGCGCGGTCCGCAGCGTCCCGCTGGGATCGCCTCGCGCCAACCGGCCGGTAGCGCGAAGGGGCATTCCCCGGGGACACCTCAGCAGTACCCCCTCCAGACGTGCTCATCACTGCAAGGAGCCGCACCTGTGAGCAGTGCCGACCAGACCCCTTCCGCAAGCGCCGAGCTGCGCGCCGACATCCGCCGACTGGGTGACCTGCTGGGCGAGACGCTCGTACGGCAGGAGGGGCCCGAGCTCCTCGAACTCGTCGAGAAGGTCCGCCGCCTGACCCGCGAGGACGGCGAGGCCGCCGCCGAGCTGCTCGGCGACACCGACCTGGAGACCGCCGCCCGGCTGGTCCGCGCCTTCTCCACCTACTTCCACCTGGCGAACGTCACCGAGCAGGTCCACCGCGGCCGCGAGATGCGGACGCGCCGCGCCGCCGAGGGCGGCCTCCTCGCCCGTACGGCGGACATGCTCAAGGACGGCGACGCGGAACACGTCCGCGAGACCATCCGCAACCTCAACGTCCGCCCCGTCTTCACCGCGCACCCCACCGAGGCCGCGCGCCGCTCGGTGCTGAACAAGCTCCGCCGGATCGCCGCCCTCCTCGACGAGCCGGTCACCGCCGCCGACCGCCGCCGCCACGACCTGCGGCTCCCCGGGGACATCGACCTCATCTGGCAGACCGACGAGCTGCGCGTCGTCCGCCCCGAGCCCGCCGACGAGGCCCGCAACGCCATCTACTACCTGGACGAACTGCACGCCGGCGCCGTCGGCGACGTCCTGGAGGACCTGGCCGCCGAGCTGGAGCGCGTCGGCTACGAGCTGCCGCCCGGCACCCGCCCGCTGACCTTCGGCACCTGGATCGGCGGCGACCGCGACGGCAACCCCAACGTGACCCCGGCCGTCACCTGGGAGGTGCTGATCCTCCAGCACGAGCACGGCCTCACCGACGCCATCGAGATGATCGACGAGCTGCGCGGCCTGCTGTCGAACTCCAT
This genomic window from Streptomyces thermolilacinus SPC6 contains:
- a CDS encoding trans-aconitate 2-methyltransferase, which codes for MRSAPIWDPRQYLRHSGHRARPFFDLLARIPELPAAKEGRPARIADIGCGPGNITALLADRWPDAHITGFDLSREMLDMAERDHAGPTPGGGRIDFRRADAAGWVPDEPYDLIVSNAALQWVPGHAESFGGWLDGIVPGGTLAFQVPANFTSPSHALLAELCESPRWRDRLGDHARGYVHILPATEYLERLADLGCAADVWETVYAQLLQGEDPVLDWTKGTALRPVLTALGEDAEAVAEFLSQYRDLLRKAYPPGPHGTVYPYRRVFAVARKEY
- a CDS encoding VOC family protein, whose product is MLTAVDHVQLAAPAGSEDAMRAYYVGALGMTEIPKPPSLAANGGCWFQSGAVQLHVGIEAGFRPARKAHPGLRVRGIEAYAARLAAHGAPVVWDDKLPGHRRFYSEDPYGNRLEFLEPAP
- a CDS encoding TetR/AcrR family transcriptional regulator → MMDGVAIDGSGTSSDKPRRGRRVRMTGAERRQQLLDIGRTLFAERGFEGTSVEEIAAKAGVSKPVVYEHFGGKEGLYAVVVDREMRQLLDMVTGALTAGHPRELLEQAAFALLDYIETYTDGFRILVRDSPVAQSTGTFASLISDIATQVEDILGLEFKARGFDPKLAPLYAQALVGMVALTGQWWLDARKPKKAEVAAHLVNLAWHGLDGLEQKPRLIGHRKS
- a CDS encoding acyl-CoA desaturase; translation: MTMSPEVLDQSTQQKDLPSATLGGDSKRSIEQITLLLFIIVPFLALVAAVPLAWGWGVSWLDLGLLTAMYFIGCHGITIGFHRYFTHGSFKAKRPLRIALAIMGSLAVEGPLVRWVADHRKHHKFSDAEGDPHSPWRFGETVPALMKGLWWAHIGWMFDEEQTPQQKYAPDLIKDPALRRISRQFVLWTVVSLAIPPLVGGLVTMSWWGAFTAFFWGSLVRVALLHHVTWSINSICHAVGKRPFKSRDRSGNVWWLAVLSCGESWHNLHHADPTSARHGVMRGQIDSSARLIRWFEKLGWAYDVRWPTEARIEARRQASSANAA